The genomic interval ACGCCATGGAACACTGAGAATTGCTGGTAAACACCGGAAGCTGAAAGATGCAAGGAAGGGCTCTCCCCGATAGGTTTCAGAGGGTACGTGACCCTGTTGACATCTTGAAttcagatttctagcctccaaaactgtgagacaataaacttATGTTGTTTTAATCCAACCAGTATTTATGGTATGTCATTAAAGCCACCCTAGGAAGCTGACACAGATTCTGGTACACCTAATTTGAATTTGTAATCATTTGCACAAAATGTGGGATTAatgtcacattaaaaatatttcatttaaatctaCTGTATTCTGATTTTCCATGTATCAATACTTTCATTATTGTTAAATACAAACAGGACAGATGAATCTATATTTACATATGGGTGAAATTTTCcagtttgtttttgttatctTTAGCTAGgtaataaatgttagttacacCCTATATGGTGGTTGTTTGAAAACTTAGATGTTCACATAAAGGACtacagtgttatttatttatttgtttgtttgtttgtttgttttgagacagagtcttgctctgtcgcccaggctggagtgcaatgacgcgatctcgcctcactgcaacctccgcctcccaggttcaagtgattctcctgcctcagcctcccaagtagctgggattacaggtgcatgccaccatgcctggctaatttttgtatttttagtagaggcggggtttcactatgttgaccaggctggtctcaaacgcctgacctcccacctcggcctcccaaagagctgggattacaggcgtgagctaccgcacccggcctacggtgttatttttaaaagctagatACTATATGAAATGCAGACATGATAAAGGGGTGCTTAACCCTTTTAGGTGACCTGCCTTTTTAAGAAAATTgcaattttcatataaaaatgtatacattttaaaatagtttagtcATTACTcgatttgtaatttattttatattgattttccCCTCTGAGATTCAAATGTTTTAACCATTGCTGTCTTTTTTACAGGTCTCTCTTCTTTATCAAGTTATCGTATTTGGGAACAAGTGTAACATGGTAGAAATGAAGATGTCTCTTGCGTGGGAGACTGATGCTCCAAGGGAACCTCGGGCAGGATCCATGCTTTCTGCCAACACAGGCTTCATCCACCCTAAGTGCTCAGGCAGCAtttggagaagaaagaaggatgactggaaggaagaaagttactttttgttttttttgcagtTGTGGGGAAATTGCACTGATTCATGCATGTACTTTTATCCAGTCTCCCCGGTCACGAACAGAGCGTAATTGCTGCATGGCTGGCCAGAACAAACACTTGAGCTGGAAATACCGAACTGTATATATGTTAAACACAGGCTAGTTTTACAGAATTTTCACCTCTACTTCTCAGTACAAAACCTGTTTTTCACAACTAGCATTACCCCCACACgcagaaatttttaaagaaaagatgacTAGGTCTATTCTAGAACCTTTTGTTATTCCTGGCAGTGGTACAATGAAATTGGGTCTAGTGGTATTTATTGTTGGGGTGGATGTAACTCCTATTGAATCTGAAAGCACAGCATCAAGTGAAAACTGCTGAACAAATGCTAAGCATAGAAACTCTTCTGTTTATGAACTTTTTGGTTTTCAATAGGCTGCCCTGAGTCTGCTTTTTTGTTCTTAGTTGAACACAACATGGTACAAAAAATTACTAcccctggccgggtgcagtgactcacgcctgtaatcccagcattttgggaggccgaggtgggcggattccaaggtcaggactttgagaccagcctggccaacatagtgaaaccccgtctctactaaaaaatataaaaattagctgggcatgggggcgcatgcctgtagtcccagctactcaggaggctgaggcaggagaatcacttgaacccgggaggcggaggttgcagtgagctgatatcatgccactgcactccagcctgggtgacagagtgagattctgtctaaaaaaaaaaaaaaaaaaaaaattacctgtggGTGCTGGGCTGAGCCATGATTTTGTTCCTCGTCTGGAGGGATTAAGGACTGCTTGGCTAAGCTCATCCCCAGTTATTGACTCAGTGGGACTTGTGGGGAGGGTGTGaaatcaaaattttttatttctaacaaattcccaggtgTTGCTGCTGCTGGTTGTGGACCTCACCTTGAGAACCACTGCGTAGCTCACAGCCGTCTTGGCCAGCTCTCAGGCTGAAAGTTTGAAAGAGATTTCTGTAGTCATTTTAGCTGTAATTCCCCAGAGGTTTACACTAGAGGGCAGTGTGATTACAGCTACTGCGATGGAAAGCAGTTTGACTTCACACTGAATGCAGACCgaggttttatattttgtttacgGATGTTTCATATAGGCATTTGTAGGTAGAAAAGGTTCTGCTGCtaaaaagaagttaaaagtttgctctctctctcctgtcttttaattttatttacttattttttttgagatgtagtttcgctctttttgcccaggctggagtgtaatggcatgatctcggctcactgcaacctctgcctcctgggttcaggtgattctcttgcctcagcctaccaagtagctgggattacaggcatgcgccaccactcctggctaatttcatatttttggtagagatggggtttcgccatgttggccaggctggtctcgaactcctgacctcaggtgatccgcccgcctcggcctcccaaagtgctggggttacaggcatgagccaccacgcccagtctttttattttaaaatcatatatatttattagctGGAGAGCTGAGGCTGTTGAGGtgtacaattttattttccattattcaGAGAACATTAGATATAAATTTGCTATTTGAGCTCACTTTTCTAAACGTGTTTTCAGTGACTCCAGTTTTGTTagtagtagaaatagggtttgaGACCAAATAAAGCTGGAAACACTGAGTTAAAGTTACACAGACTCCTTTATTAAAATGTTCCTTAGAGCCTGTATTTGTACATTGGAAACCACTGGGAGGAGGATGCGGAAGGCAGGACCGCTGTGGGAGGAATGCCTTTTGGGTATTTTGGACAGGAAACACCTACCTGGTCCTGATTCTTCATCTTTTCCATAAGGAATTAAAAActggaagagaaaaatgactgCTATGTAGTGACAGGACCTGTCTCTGGACTGTAGCCCAGGGTACTTTCCGTAGGACCAAAATATTATTACCTGCAGTTTTGTGTGCAATGACAATACCCAGGCCAGTCAAATGCACTCCGTCTTTGGGCCTTGGGTCTTCCTATTCCACCTGTTAGAACGCTCTTACTCCAGGCACCTGCAGCCTTGCCTCCTCACTGCATGCAGAGTGCTTAAATACCACCTTATTAAAGAGGACCTCCCAGACTGCTCTCCAAAATGGGCCTCCTTGGGTCACTCTCTATTTTCATACCTTGCTTTGTCACCACCTGTTATatgcttaattattttttgtttgcttcttctCTCTAAAATAGAGCTAGAACAGAAGGGAATTTATCTATCTTAGTGTCTGCTATATCCCTAGTACTTTGTAGGTGCTCAGTGAACATACACTGgatgaattaatattttcaaagtatagAACATAAGATTGGTTATTCTATCAgccagagttctccagagaaatggaaCCAACATATTgatatataagtatacataacacattatatatatatatatatatataatgttaaatatgttaaaatggtAAAAACTGGTATCTTTTATTAAATGGTTCTGACAGTACCCAGATAATGTGAACATTATatacatttacagaaaaatttccaCTTGCACTTCTGGGTTTAAAAGTGCAacatctggccaggcgcagtagctcacacctataatcctagcaatttgggaggtcaaggcaggcggatcttttgagcccatgagttcaagaccagcttgggcaacatgacaaaacctcatctgtacgaaaagatacaaaaagtagccgggtgttgtggtgggcgcctgtggtcctagctacacGGCTAAGATTATACCTAGACCTACACTACACctatgctgaggtgggaggatcacctgagcctgggaagttgaggctgcagagagccatgattgtgccattgcactctagcctggatgacagagtgacaccctgtctcaaaaaataaaataataaaagtgcaACATCTGACACTTTTTAGTAATTGTTTAAATGTAATGATATTGTATACTCTGGTTTCTTTTCAAATTGTGTACATCTTTTGCCTTTCAAATgtaatggtattttattttattttattttatttttttgagacggagttttgctttgttgcccaggctggagtgcaatggcacaatctcagcttactggaacatccgcctcccaggttcaagtgattctcctgtctcagcctcccgagtagctgggattacaggcatgcaccattacgcccagctaattttgtatttttagtagaaacggggtttctccatgttggtcaggctggtctccaactcctaacctcaggtgatctgcctgcctctgcctcccaaagtgctgggattataggcgtgagtcaccatgcctggccagtattttatttttatatactctgGTTATGTTAGAGAATATCCTTCTAGGCTTCAGGGAGtttgaatttaaatattattaaggTAAGgggtatttatatttattcaaaagCCTCTCTGAGAAGGAATTCTATACTGGGTTTGACTGTAATTAAGGTAGCTGCCTTGGAGAATACTGGTCATTTTAATTTTCCACTCTCCAAATTTCACAGAAGTGTTTCTCATTGTCAGACTGACCTACAGTCATACAGGGAAGGGAATCCAGGCAACATCATCCCAGATTTCTTCCATAAAGGAAGGAGGAGACTCtagaaggtggtggtggtggtgatgccaACAGACATGAAGTACAGGACCTTTCAAATGAGATTTTGAAGTTCACACATCTTCCATAAGGcccaccttcccctcctccaCTGAGCATCACGGGGTTTCATTGTCTGTCCCTGAGCCACAAGGCCCCTCCTCTCCTGCTGACCGCgaggcagtgggggtggggagtggagtgtGTGTGGTCTTAGACAGAAAAGAAAGCCTGAAAAGAAACGTAATGTGCTAAACAACTGATGTGTTAAACACCTGCCTTCTGATATTCTTAAATGGCAGTCAGTCCTGTCTCcaggaagaaataaatgtcttttgataTAAGCATTTACACTTACTGTCTAGTCATGATCAGCCAGTCCTCTGGGTAATGCCACTTTGAAGGAAGGTTGGATGCTTATCAGGAGAGAGTGAGTGGCCTTGGGTGGAATCCAGTGCCCAGTGGGGGACAGCTTTAGGGGGATGACCTTCCAGATCACACCACACTGGCTGCCACCCGCTCTGCCCTGCACAAGGTGGACCCAGGTGAAATAGCCCTCCTTGGAGACCCATTAGATGAATTCTTGTCTTCCTTGAAGTAAAGTTATTACTGTTCCAATGTACATCAACCAAAGTCTTAATTACATGGAATAGGTGGCAATGACAGTCAGAAACTGAATTATACCCATAAAGAGCAACGCTGATAAGGAGAAAAATCTGTCAGTGGTTGAATTGACACTGGCTGCTTCCCATCTACTTTGACTTCACAGAAAGTGGGGAGATGCTCTTTTTTTGCGTGGGATACTTCTGAAGTTTCCTAGGTCTTTCCTGTgcaaataaatgatgaaataacTATCTGCAGAGTCACTTAGGAGCCTTACTGGGGTCAGCCATTTTCTGTGCTCCAGAAAGcccaccctctttttttttccattatatttctgTCTCATCTGGCCACGTGTTGTTGCACATCTCCAAGGCTGAACTTGGAACTGAGCTTCCAGTCTTTTCTTCCTCATGCTCTCATGCTTTTCGGAGACCTGGAGATGCTGAAATTCCTCTGCCTTTTCTTGTCTCTTTGCCTGCTCTAGCACTTCTGTCCTCTGAATTTGGTGGGAGAAAGTCAGAAGAAATAAATCTCATAGAATAAACAGAATAACAGTCTCCTTAGAGAGAGGAGGTGACGAAGAGGAAAAAATACAGACATGGAGGTAGATGGTCTTAAAGGAGAAGGGAAATGGAAGCCAGTCCCCATAACTAACAAGGAGAGTAATAATGCTgccttttcaggattttttttgggggggggacaggatcttactctgttgcacaggctggagtccagtggtgcattcacagctcacagctcactgcagccttaacttccccaagctcaagcaatcttcccacctcagcctccaaagtagctgggactacaggcacaagccaccatgcctggctaatttttgtattttttgtagtagggacggggtttcatcatgattcccaggctggtgtcaaactcctgggctcaagcaacccaccttcctcagcctcccaaagtactgggattgcaggcttcagccactgcacccggcctctttttcaGGTTCTTGAGCTCAAATGTCGGCATCATCACTTTCTAGCTATGATCTTGGGAACTTAGATGTGGTCATTGATATTGTCCTTGCTTCTCATTGCTGCCTCCAGACAATTATTCCCAACTCCttgggagaaaatgaaaatgtcaatCTATTTGAAACTCAATCAGCTAGAGCACTGTCTCCTTGGCACTGACATCTACTGACTCCCTGGTCCATCTTCCTCAGTCATCAAACCCTTTGGCATCAATTCTCCATCCTAGGTCCTGCCATTATCTTGCAGCTTTTCAGTATCCACATGTGATACATCTTGTCTTTTTTGTTCCTCAATCCCCTCATTTCTAGACTCCCTTTCCACTCTACCTCAGCTCCCCATTCTTGTGGCCACATCCTGTCCTCCCTCCAATGTAAGGAACTGTGTCACCTGGCTCTGTCTACAGGGATCTCACCTTCTTGCTTACTCGATCATCTACTTCCATGGGACCATTCTTCAGTGTTATCAGGACATCCTTGTTCTCCTCCCAACCTCCCTGCCTTTCCTTTCTTCACTTCCCTTATTTCCTCTACAGCAATTACATCAATGCCCAAAGCTCCATGGCCTCCATGTGTTTCAGTCACATCTGTATGGAAAAAAACCAATCCCAGGAAAAATCTTTGATCTGCTTGCTAGAGAAAGTCACACAATAAAGCAAAAGAATTCCATCATAAGCTCACAATCACCAGCCTCAAGTGGGATTTAATCAGGCAGTCCTGTGAGGTTTCTCTAGTTGGCtagttactgttattattttgaaacggagtcgcactctgttgcccaggctggagtacaatggcgcaatcttggctcactgcaacctccacctcctgggttcaagcgattctcctgcctcagcctcccaagtagttgggactacaggtgcgtgccaccacacccagctaattttttgtatttttagtagagatggggtttcaccgtgttagccaggatggtctcaatctcctgacctcgtgatccaccctcctcggcctcccaaagtgctgggattacaggtgtgagccactgtgcctggctggctaGTTCTTACTCTCCATCTTGGCCATATTACACTGTGTCTGTATTTCTCAGTCCTCAAATTCCCCTACTCTGCCTTCATTCCCAGAGACTATAACCTACTTTATAGAGAAAAAGGAAGCCACCAGATGCCATCTTCCTCAAGCTCCCAGCAACATGCAAACTACTCTCCATCTGCCTCCGCTCACCATGTCACCACTCTGTAATATGAGGCAGCTGTTCCTTCTCACTAGGGCCAGTCCCTTCATTGGGACCTGGAATTCCCACTCCTTCCCCCTCTGAGCACATTTGcactacattttttttgtttacaaaaataaatatttcacctCTTTTACTTAAATTGACtctccttatttaaaaatttattcgaCATCTTCCATTTTAGAAAATCCTCTCTTGACCCGGCAACGCTCTTCAATGACAGTCTGACCTCTCTTCCTTCATCAAAGACAAACCTCCTGAGCAAGTTTTCTACCTCGACTGTCTCTATCTGCTCTCCTCCCTCTCATTTTACATCTCACCTGAAGGTATCCTGTCTCCTAAATAGAAACATCTCTTGCTGAGGTAAAAAATAACCTCCATGTTTGCAACTGCAGTGAAAACATTCCACAGCCTGTTAAttgatttctcattttcattgGCCACTACTGATCACTTTTTCCTACTTCAAACATTCTCTTCCCTGGGCAGCCAAAccctttctgttttcctgttttttccCTCTGTCCTCTCCTTAGACCACTGTGCATGCTCATTCTTCTCTAAATAATTGTATTTCTTCAAAAGTCTGTCCTTGAGccgcgcacggtggctcacgcctgtaatctcagccctttgggagaccgaggccggtgaatcacctgagatcaggagttcgagacaagcctggccaacatggtgaaaccccgtctctactaaaaatacaaaaaaaaaaaaaaaaaaaaaaaaagccgggtgtggtggtacacacttgtaatcccagctactcgggaggctgaggcaggagaatcacttgaatctgggaggcggaggttgcagtgagctgaaatcacaccattgcatgccagcctgggcaatagagtgagactccatctcaaaaaaaacaaaaacaaaaaaaaaagaaacttcactcTTACACATCACCAAGAAAGATACCAGGATCTCTTTTTAACAGACAAGTGTTCCTATAGTCTCCTGCTGTAGagtaatacttttttcttttcgttTAATACCTTGAGGGTACAGACAAAGTCTTGTCCATCTTCAGAAACTGATTAAAGATCTAGCACTTTTTCTTGGAATTTCCCTGTAATCTGAATCAAGGCTTACGCTTTAGGACTATAGTGGGAGAAACCAGGGAAACTGTATATTAGCTtgcactgctgtaacaaaatacaacagattgggtggcttaaacaccaaaagaaattgattttcttaaagttctggaaactggaagtctgagatcaagatgcCATCAGGGTTCGGTTCTGGTGAGACTTCTCTTCCAGTCTtgtagacagctgccttcttATTGTGTCTTCACCGGATCTTTTCTCTGTCAGATAGAAAGAGCTCTGgaatcttttcctctttttataggAACACCAGCCCTATAGGACTAGGGCACCACGCTTATGACCTTATTTGACTTTAATTATGTCCTTAAGGGCCCTGTCTCCAAGTACAATCACATTGGGAGTTGGGGCATTCACATATGAGTTTTGgcaggacacaattcagtccataacagatgGTAACTCTAACAGAAttcaaaattgaaaggaaaatctAATTGGTACACCACATAATGTATTTCAATTACACAAGTTATATCTGTAATTTCTAGAATTCTATTTTATCCATCCACGGCACTGTCTTTTTCTTTGCGAGTGAATACTTCAGGTATGgtatataatatgtaatgaaTGATGTTTCCATGTTGCTCCCTGTCAGAAGGATGTGTACTTAAAACTGTGTGTCCAAAGATGGTGATAATTTGCTTTGAGTAATACACATTTCCCTATCCAGTCAATCTGCCAAACAATGGTACAGAAGACAACAGGGATATTTAGGTACAATCTGGGGATATGATAATGGAATATAGCTAAGCAGCCCACAGAACAGTAGAATCTCTTCCATGGTCCCAGTCAAGACCTTGTGGTCCTTCCTTGAGAACACAGTCTCCATCTGGTTCTCTCTGGTGCTGCCAATAGCCTGGAAGATGGGCTGCATTCTCCACTGATCCTGGTCCTGCCTGGCTGCCCTGAGGCCCTTGGTTCCTTGATCATTTCACTCCTGCCATGGTGACACCCTGGCACCTCATCAGCCAGCTTCTTCAGCTGTCCTCTCTGTTCCATTGTGCAAGGAGAGGTTCTGGGTCTCTTCTGTTCCACATGGAATCAGGGGGAGGCTTGGGGGTCACTCTCTGAAGTTGAGCAGGCCATCCCAGGAAGAGGATAAGATACACATCAACATATTTCTTCtacctctatttttctttctcttcttgtccCCATATCCTACTGTGTCAGAAGGCATTCATATCCCCCTTTCTTGTATATCACACCttctgagttttttcttttttaatctttgaagCCTGGTTCTTCATATGTAAACAggagctttaaaattttagaaaaatttcttcTAAACTGTAACTCTTTCTTAAAGCCAAATGTTTCCAGAGTGGATATAGATGAGAAAGAACTCTAGATTCCTTTACGCATACTGGAATAAATAGTAACAAGGAAGCAGCTATTTGTCATGTGCCCTGGGTCACTCCATCCCCATCCTCAGGATAGTACATAAAGGCCTCCCCCAGCAGGAGGAGGCATCAGACCTCCTCACCGCTCCTGAGTCCTCCCTCCTCACTTCCCTCGAGTCTTCTCTACTGACACCATGGGTTGCTGTGATTGTGGAAGTTGTGGGCTGCGGTGGTGGCTGTGGTGGCCGCTGCGGTGGCTgtggtggtggctgtggtggtggctgcggtggtggctgtggtggtggCTGTGGCAGCTGCACCACCTGCAGGTGCTACCGGGTGGGCTGCTGCTCCAGCTGCTGCCCCTGCTGCCgtggctgctgtgggggctgCTGTAGCACACGTGTGATCTGCTGCTGCCGCCGCACCTGTGGCTCATGTGGCTGCGGCTGTGGGAAGGGCTGTTGCCAGCAGAAGAGCTGCTGCCAGAAGCAATGCTGCTGCTAGGCGGccgacctggctctgcttctAGACTGAGGTGCTGGGTCCTGCTTTCTCCAGGTAATGAGACTTTCCCCCACGCCCCTGCCTGCTTCTCTCCCAGACCTCCCCATCTGGTATCACCTGGGTGTCCAGGGACTTGCTCCTTTGGACTCTATAACCCCCTCTTTGAAGCTAGTggtttaaaatctttttattaaaaaaaaaatccaaataggaAATGGCCATTACCAAAATACAACCCCAGACTCATCCCTAAAGATCAGTCCGCCTCGCTGAGCCCAGCCAAGAGGGTCATGATCCCAAGCGTTCTGTTTCCTGGGTATTCAGATGGCCTCCTCCTTTGTGTTTCTACTTCTCTGCACCCGCATGGGCACCATTTCCCACCTTTTCTATGAGTTTTGTTTCTAGTCACCATGTAGCTACTGCTTATTTCCCTAATAAAACAATGTCAACAACCCTGAGTGCTTCTGTGTTCATTCTGCCACGTCAACAGGGGGAACGTAAGAGATTTctcacattggctcacacctgtaatcccagcactttgggaggcagaggcgggtggatcacctgaggtcagaagttcaagatcagcctggccaacatggtgaaatcccgtctctactacaaatacaaaaattagccagatgtggtagtgtgcgcctgtagttccagctaattgggaggctgaggcaggagaactaattgaacccaggaggtagaggttgcagtgagtcgagatagcaccactgcactccagcctgagcaaaaagagtgagactccatctcaaaagaaaaacaaaaaaagagagagaaatttctaTCTCCTTGAACAAGTTGAGTGACAGACATACCATGACCGGACCGCAATGCCAGCACAGGGCTGCTGGGGAGGCCACCACCAGGCCTCTGGGGACCTGGCCTCCCTGCCACCTGCCGTTTCCCCGTCTCCTGAGATCGGCACTTCCCTCAGGTATTTGCACACCTGCTGCCATGTACCCCGTTCTTCTAAAGACCCCAAGACCCAGCTTACTTGTCAAAAAGGAACCATGCACTTCTCCAGATGCAACTTCCTCAAAACAAATCCAAATATTTCACTAAGTCCACGTCGAACTGTAAACAGGTCTAAACTGTAGCAGGTCTAAACAAGCTAGAAAAATGGC from Pongo abelii isolate AG06213 chromosome 11, NHGRI_mPonAbe1-v2.0_pri, whole genome shotgun sequence carries:
- the LOC129057828 gene encoding uncharacterized protein LOC129057828 → MGAEKAVDFWSGPLVYPSVAIDRESWNLGALAIPELNSILSIHGTVFFFASEYFRIVHKGLPQQEEASDLLTAPESSLLTSLESSLLTPWVAVIVEVVGCGGGCGGRCGGCGGGCGGGCGGGCGGGCGSCTTCRCYRVGCCSSCCPCCRGCCGGCCSTRVICCCRRTCGSCGCGCGKGCCQQKSCCQKQCCC